Proteins encoded together in one Candidatus Lariskella endosymbiont of Epinotia ramella window:
- a CDS encoding type IV secretion system protein, whose product MLYNKVYVPLSSLFHNLCNLIATKLCKVVCLAVLSFCTYCNHSFGHDTMLEFESSAVSGGWFSYLGSLDNCFTSGKAIYPWEYAAFNNTCLPTILGKNNNECNNTSTGTWSLLSTIGRGAVYIGMLTQFPIGSIIALLALGAEYVIMVDLCTNAYIVAPHEQINLELGLMDCQPQNGQIVNVAKGALTPTDVPFYYHCDPNYDPVSGQTLQPGNNDDAKLIGRTWGYMGAASPYCVGDAANYARGKMVGKVVVHYISGWSRFWSGLGDRCQKGGSGSPTRNQVILDTKEDQYLFPAHYHAYYRFNDEIGKLQMCVVAPWTLLPIRVGCSYVPPPNDENEIDEFIQEYLRDTRCYYFLTGRQDLNSLGKALAKLDEGGHSGTPVKGFLSSDLHVVSTVVGCIQDLLIKIFINPQSSAIAGGKPFFQMVQDNMRQIVFAALVLYVSLIGIKLMTLPQVPQRSEIIMYVVKFGLVLYFSLGSVWYKPVTSENTATGLYPALLNSATQIAQFFMSAQNDNDPIGLCRYRIDGGELLSERKINVAALGGAVKPTIGKGSVVQMTLWDLVDCKVVNYLNFGSCKYTISGMVGVWIIAAAFFVGLKGFLLSIVSFLYCFMLLMIIFKFVHIFILSMFTITILVLLSPVFVAFALFEFTSSMFQKWMSMLLGYVIYPGLFFAFIALMLMTFDSVFFGDLDIKGGAVTVKEACRKVTSLYCSTYSAVDSDPCAANAGTIGGKLTKRLDLGPLGKFTILNDIFLDMYLEATLKLMLFAFLFYMFMGSISEFLAMLTGVQDLGSLAKGSINIAKLAKEIGTAVATKGMSLAQKAASSAKDAASDAGKPPEGDGSSGGGGGGKSAPRGNIGGGKDTAEIASKIGGAGGAGGAS is encoded by the coding sequence ATGTTATATAATAAAGTTTATGTCCCACTAAGCTCGTTGTTTCACAATCTATGTAATCTAATTGCGACAAAGCTCTGTAAAGTAGTATGTCTTGCTGTGCTCTCGTTCTGCACATATTGCAACCACTCTTTCGGACATGACACAATGTTGGAATTTGAAAGCAGTGCAGTTAGTGGCGGTTGGTTCTCATATCTTGGCAGCTTGGATAACTGTTTTACTTCTGGCAAAGCGATTTATCCATGGGAATATGCTGCGTTTAATAATACATGCCTTCCTACTATACTTGGCAAAAATAATAATGAATGTAATAACACAAGTACAGGAACATGGTCCTTGCTTTCAACTATTGGACGCGGCGCTGTATATATCGGCATGCTTACACAATTTCCAATTGGTTCGATCATTGCATTGCTGGCACTTGGCGCAGAATATGTAATAATGGTGGATCTTTGTACCAATGCATACATAGTTGCACCGCACGAGCAAATAAACCTTGAGCTCGGATTAATGGATTGCCAACCACAGAATGGACAGATAGTGAATGTCGCAAAGGGCGCCTTAACTCCAACAGACGTTCCGTTTTACTATCACTGTGATCCAAACTATGACCCGGTTAGTGGACAAACTCTGCAGCCAGGCAATAATGATGATGCAAAATTAATAGGAAGAACTTGGGGATATATGGGCGCAGCATCGCCTTACTGCGTTGGAGACGCTGCCAATTACGCAAGAGGCAAGATGGTAGGCAAAGTTGTTGTGCATTACATATCTGGTTGGAGTCGTTTTTGGAGCGGGCTTGGAGATAGATGTCAAAAAGGAGGGTCAGGTTCCCCAACCAGAAATCAAGTTATACTTGATACAAAGGAAGATCAATACTTGTTCCCAGCTCATTACCATGCGTACTATAGGTTTAATGATGAAATTGGAAAATTGCAAATGTGTGTGGTTGCACCATGGACACTCCTTCCAATTAGAGTAGGGTGTTCTTACGTCCCACCACCAAACGATGAAAATGAGATTGATGAATTTATACAAGAATACTTGCGTGATACAAGATGTTATTATTTCTTAACAGGACGTCAAGATTTGAACTCACTTGGCAAGGCTCTTGCTAAGCTTGATGAGGGCGGACATTCTGGCACTCCAGTTAAGGGGTTCCTAAGTAGTGATCTTCATGTTGTAAGTACTGTAGTTGGGTGTATACAAGATCTTTTAATCAAGATATTTATAAATCCACAATCTTCTGCCATTGCAGGAGGAAAACCTTTCTTCCAGATGGTGCAAGATAATATGCGGCAAATAGTTTTTGCAGCGCTTGTGCTGTATGTTTCGTTAATAGGCATAAAGCTGATGACGTTGCCACAGGTTCCTCAGAGGTCTGAGATTATTATGTATGTAGTAAAATTTGGCCTAGTACTTTACTTTTCATTAGGAAGTGTTTGGTATAAACCTGTGACATCTGAAAATACTGCTACAGGATTATACCCAGCACTACTTAATTCCGCGACACAAATAGCCCAATTTTTCATGTCAGCACAGAATGACAATGATCCTATAGGTCTATGCAGATACAGAATTGATGGAGGTGAATTGTTAAGTGAGAGAAAAATCAATGTTGCTGCGCTTGGCGGCGCTGTCAAACCAACGATTGGAAAAGGCTCCGTAGTTCAAATGACGCTTTGGGATCTTGTAGATTGCAAAGTGGTGAACTACCTCAACTTTGGCTCATGTAAATATACTATATCTGGGATGGTAGGCGTTTGGATTATAGCAGCAGCTTTCTTTGTTGGACTGAAAGGATTCCTGCTTTCTATAGTCTCATTCCTGTACTGCTTCATGCTACTGATGATAATATTCAAATTTGTGCACATATTCATTTTGTCTATGTTCACAATTACAATATTAGTATTGCTCTCTCCAGTATTCGTTGCATTTGCACTGTTTGAATTTACAAGTTCGATGTTTCAAAAGTGGATGTCAATGTTACTAGGTTATGTAATATATCCAGGTTTATTCTTTGCTTTTATCGCACTGATGTTAATGACATTCGATTCAGTATTCTTTGGAGATCTTGATATCAAAGGTGGAGCGGTAACTGTTAAAGAAGCTTGTAGAAAAGTTACATCGCTTTATTGCTCTACATATTCTGCGGTCGATTCTGATCCTTGTGCTGCAAATGCTGGCACTATAGGTGGTAAATTAACAAAAAGGTTGGATTTAGGACCGTTAGGCAAATTCACAATACTTAATGACATATTCCTAGATATGTACCTAGAAGCCACTCTTAAGCTCATGTTGTTTGCCTTTTTGTTTTATATGTTTATGGGCTCCATATCTGAGTTTTTAGCAATGCTTACTGGAGTGCAGGATCTTGGCAGCCTCGCTAAAGGCAGTATTAATATAGCTAAGCTTGCAAAAGAGATAGGCACGGCTGTTGCAACAAAAGGCATGAGTCTTGCGCAGAAAGCAGCATCAAGCGCCAAAGATGCTGCTTCTGATGCTGGGAAGCCTCCAGAAGGAGACGGTAGCAGCGGTGGTGGTGGCGGTGGAAAATCTGCGCCGAGAGGTAATATTGGTGGAGGCAAGGACACAGCTGAGATTGCTAGCAAAATTGGCGGCGCTGGAGGTGCCGGAGGAGCTTCTTAA
- a CDS encoding VirB4 family type IV secretion/conjugal transfer ATPase, translated as MLKIFKTCTPKQQIAEREYSVKNFIPYLCHWNKNTVITKTQQLIQVVKIGGFSFETADDEDLDVKKSIRNLLFKGMSSGSLGLYFHIIRRKQAPYAEQQKNVDIPEGFASFLDHQWTQKHIHSKAFSNELYISIVQEARGGAGLGSISIVENLVKKLMYGADEEAWGKSLSEAYENLEEATGRVVNTLREYNPKLLGIETIGSSSYSEIAEFFSKIVNCGDSGKILCSPQNLDSYINNHRLYFGNKAIEIKGLDGRSRFAGIVSIKEYGPKTWPGILDSFLRMPFEFVISQSFQFINRQVAINKMQLQQNRMIQSGDKAVSQVIEISSALDSAMSGEIGFGTHHLTVLCVADDLKELDYILSLSAVELTNSGGIGVREKVNMEPAFWAQLPGNFDYIVRKATINTLNLAAFNSMHNYPIGKAKNNHWGNAVTILDTTSGTPYFFNFHLRDVGHTTIIGPTGSGKTVLMNFLCAKAQKFKCRLFFFDKDRGAEIFIRAMQGKYSIIDPSAACGFNPLQLPDNWENRTFLIEWLRQLASTNNEQITAEDMALITAAVNGNYKLKTKDRKLRNIAPFLGLEGPGTLAGRIAMWHTNGSHARIFDNDEDVINFDKTNIFGFEMAELLKDKVSLGPVLLYLFHRINIALDGSPTMIVLDEAWALIDNPVFAPRIKDWLKVLRKLNAFVVFATQSVEDASNSVISDTLIQQTATQIFLPNLKATSAYRTTFMLSEREFQLIKTTDPGSRYFLIKQGSDAVVARIDLSGMSDIINVLSGRADTVLILDDVRKKFGEDPKDWLPEFTKRLKEIKD; from the coding sequence ATGCTTAAGATATTCAAGACATGTACACCAAAACAGCAAATAGCAGAGCGAGAATATTCTGTAAAAAATTTCATTCCATATCTATGTCACTGGAATAAGAACACGGTAATCACAAAGACTCAGCAATTAATACAGGTAGTAAAAATAGGTGGCTTTTCCTTCGAGACAGCAGATGATGAGGATTTGGATGTCAAAAAGAGCATTAGAAACCTGTTGTTTAAAGGAATGAGCAGCGGCAGCTTAGGACTTTATTTCCATATCATTAGACGAAAACAAGCACCATATGCTGAGCAACAGAAGAACGTTGATATCCCAGAAGGCTTTGCAAGCTTTCTTGATCATCAATGGACTCAAAAACATATTCACAGTAAAGCTTTCAGCAATGAACTATATATTTCAATAGTACAAGAAGCTAGAGGTGGTGCTGGTCTTGGCAGCATAAGCATAGTAGAAAATTTAGTTAAGAAATTGATGTATGGAGCAGATGAGGAGGCTTGGGGTAAATCACTATCTGAAGCTTATGAAAATCTAGAAGAGGCGACTGGGAGGGTTGTAAATACACTCAGAGAGTATAACCCTAAGCTTCTTGGCATTGAAACTATAGGATCTTCATCATATTCAGAAATCGCAGAATTCTTTAGTAAGATAGTAAATTGCGGAGATTCAGGTAAAATATTATGTTCACCGCAGAATTTAGACTCTTATATTAATAATCACCGTTTGTACTTCGGAAATAAGGCAATTGAGATCAAGGGACTGGATGGAAGAAGTAGATTTGCAGGGATAGTCAGTATTAAAGAATACGGCCCTAAAACTTGGCCTGGGATACTGGATTCGTTCTTGCGCATGCCGTTTGAGTTTGTCATATCACAATCCTTCCAATTTATTAATAGGCAGGTAGCTATTAATAAAATGCAATTGCAACAAAATAGGATGATACAATCTGGAGATAAAGCTGTATCTCAAGTAATAGAAATAAGCTCAGCACTTGATAGTGCTATGAGCGGAGAAATAGGCTTTGGGACACATCACCTGACAGTACTTTGCGTAGCAGATGACCTAAAGGAACTAGATTATATACTTTCGCTTTCTGCAGTAGAGCTAACTAATTCAGGTGGTATAGGTGTAAGAGAAAAAGTAAACATGGAGCCTGCATTTTGGGCTCAGCTACCTGGTAATTTTGATTATATAGTAAGAAAAGCGACAATTAACACACTGAACCTAGCCGCATTTAACTCTATGCATAACTATCCAATAGGGAAGGCAAAAAACAATCATTGGGGCAATGCCGTTACTATACTTGATACTACTTCAGGCACCCCTTATTTCTTCAACTTTCACTTGCGCGACGTTGGGCATACAACAATTATAGGACCAACTGGGTCGGGAAAGACGGTACTGATGAATTTTTTATGTGCAAAAGCACAAAAATTTAAATGTAGACTGTTTTTTTTCGACAAAGATAGAGGTGCCGAGATCTTTATAAGAGCAATGCAAGGGAAGTATTCAATAATAGATCCAAGTGCAGCCTGTGGCTTCAACCCATTGCAACTACCAGATAACTGGGAGAATAGAACATTTTTGATAGAATGGCTAAGACAACTAGCATCTACAAACAACGAGCAAATAACTGCTGAGGATATGGCGCTTATCACAGCTGCGGTAAATGGTAATTATAAGCTAAAGACAAAAGATAGAAAATTGCGCAATATAGCGCCATTTTTAGGACTAGAGGGTCCTGGTACTTTAGCTGGGAGAATCGCAATGTGGCATACAAACGGCTCTCACGCAAGAATATTTGATAATGATGAAGATGTAATAAATTTTGATAAAACTAATATATTTGGATTTGAAATGGCAGAGCTGCTTAAAGATAAAGTCAGCCTCGGCCCTGTACTTCTGTATTTATTCCATAGAATCAATATAGCTTTGGATGGCTCGCCAACCATGATAGTACTAGATGAAGCGTGGGCTTTAATAGATAACCCTGTGTTCGCTCCAAGAATTAAAGATTGGTTGAAAGTATTAAGAAAATTGAATGCATTTGTAGTATTTGCGACACAAAGCGTTGAGGATGCAAGCAATAGTGTCATAAGTGATACCTTGATACAACAAACCGCAACACAAATATTTCTACCAAATCTGAAAGCGACATCAGCTTATAGAACCACATTTATGCTAAGCGAAAGAGAATTTCAGCTAATTAAAACCACAGATCCAGGAAGTCGCTACTTCTTAATTAAGCAAGGAAGTGACGCTGTAGTTGCAAGAATTGATCTTTCTGGTATGTCAGATATTATAAATGTCTTGTCTGGAAGAGCTGATACTGTTTTAATCTTAGATGATGTGCGTAAAAAATTTGGTGAAGATCCTAAAGATTGGTTGCCAGAATTTACAAAACGCTTGAAGGAGATTAAGGACTAG